GTGGCAAGTACAGACACTCGCTGAGCTCCGCTACCCGCATCCTCACAACCAGACTGATTTCTTCACGAATCTGGTCATTGCCGTCTTCCCCACGGATATGGATATGAGGGAACGATTTCGTTAATGGCCAAAAACCGTCCTGAATCTCAGCGTATGGACGACTGGTAACGAGAAACTTTAGCCAGTTTTGTCGGGTTGAGGAATGACTTTGAGTATAGAACTTTTCTAGCCTCCCTATTAGTTGAGCCCGATCAGTTGGCCGACATTCATCCAGTGCGTCGAAAACGCACAGAATGTTGGAAGATGCAGAATCCGATACTGCTGCGAGGAGAATGCGCCAAAGCTCGTCCACTTCTTGCTGTATCTTCGTGCCGTTCTTTTGCCAGGATGGTAGGGCATGTTGTAGGAGACTCGGTTGCATTCCAAATAGCTGATGGAGTACAGCACACAATGCTGTTGCGAGATTATTCTGCTCGTCATTATCCTTAAAGAAAAAGTAGCAAACGGATACTAAAGTTGACGATGTCTTAAGATCAATGTCAACAAGTGATTTCGCAAGAACCGATTTTCCACATCCAGGGTCAGCCGATATCCATAAAAGATCGTCGTGGCCGCTCCCCTGCCAAGCAAGGTAGTCGGAATTCTCAAGAATCCACCGACAGGTCCCATCTGCACGGTTAGGATTGATGTTTTTATATTGTTCATAAGTGGAGGTTTTAAACGCTTGGTGGCACTCTTGTTGGTCTCTACTCAAAAGGTTTAACATATTCTCCCggtggtggctttgttgttggagacgCGTTTTTTCAATGCTCTTGTGTACCTCCTTGAGTCCATCGACGACTCCTGCGTAAAAAGAGTCAATACGGTTGACGTCACGCACAAAAATCATGGCTTCAGCGAAGGCAGAATAGAGACGGTATGAGCAACTTACTGCATATCTTTGTGACTAATTTCTCTTCAGACACTCGACCGACAGGTACATAGCCGATTAACTCTTTTGCATACGATGCTGCGGCCAATGCCGCATatccttgccattgcttgttcttgtgtGAATCGGCGTAATCACAGATCCCCCGGATGACGATGCAAGGAAAATCCTGCATGAGACCGgccgcctccatttcaaaacacAATGCGCCAGTCTCTCGACGGAGCCGTTGTCTTGTCGCTCCATGTTTCATAACCGCGTTTCCCGACGCGATGATACCGTAATGTATTTGAGGGTCGGTTTCTTCACGAGCCGTCCTTGTTTCTTCCCATTCCGATGGGCATGCCTCGCATGTTGCTTCCGTCATAGGATGGTCGCGCCCAGTTTGAAATAGTCGGTCCGTGGACGCATCAGGCCGACCAAAATTTTGCTTTGTCCGTGCATTTCTTTGGATCGCCTCTCTGATGTATTCGGGATAGCTCGGATCATCACTGATCGCATCTTTTTTCATGTTCGCAACTGCAGTTAATAGTGAGCGGGGTGGACTATTCAGAGAGCCAGTCCGTCGGAGTTCGCCGCCTTCAACGACTTTTCCCATGTCATATTGAAGTACCCCGCCGCAAGTGCCGTCTGGCCGGCTAACCACGATGTCTCCCAGTCGTACATCGTGGTCGGCAGATGGAATCCCTCCTCCGATGCCGACCATTAGCCCAATGCGCAGCGACCGGGAAAACGTGCGAGCCATGTTCGTCGCAACTGCCGTGGCGGAAGTGGTACCATACTGTCCTAGCGGAAGGCAGGCAATCACGACATAATGTCTGCCAACCCGGCCTAAGGTATATGAATTCGTATCTGCGCTGTCTTGCTCGTCTAGGGTCCCAAAATGCTCATCAAGCATCTGCTTGGCTGCAGCCGCCTCAATCGGTAAGGCACATATCCAACCTATCTGATATGCGTCCCGGCTTGGAGCGGCCATAATGCTCCATCACAGGCCGAGCGTTAGTCGCCGCTTTCGAAGAGAGTTATCCTCTCAAGCCTTCGATTTCTGATTCAAGAGATGCCATAAACAGAAAACGGTTCCAGAGGTTGTGATAGCTTTCACGCGAACTGAAGGCAGCCAGTGGCGTGATGGAATATGGACAAGAAATGGGTCACGAACCACCCTTTCGTTAAACTGAGGGCAACATAGCTCTCCACGGGCAAATTGGTGAATGCATTTCAGCTGGTTGGCGGTGGCACCAGACGTGCTAGCAGTAGCTGGCGAGAGGACAAGCGCGGCAAACCACACCTGTGGGCACATCATTGGTGGCAGTCATGTTACACAAGGGTTGAGCGAGGTTGTGAAGGATGGCAAAGAGGGGCAGGAAATTGTCATCAAAGAGCATGCCAAACCCGTCACTTGTGAGTGATTTAATGCCAAATAACAAATCTCAGCCCTGATGCACAAGACTCGATTTCCCCATGCTTTTTTTTTGAGAGGAAGTTTGATGTTTGTGCAAAACCTGAATGGTACCTACTCGAAGGATCCAGCGGAATGGGGCGTGCTAGACActgttgtttgttgttgtcatTCTTGGCTCAAGGGAATGTGAATGCTTGCACTCGACTGAAAGGGTTAGCGCAAGACTGTCAGCCTCACTTCAGTTGTGCCCAGCCCCTCTCTTTCTGTAGATGCGGCCCTTCGTGGTGGCATAGCACACGCAGcccaccaaccagacagaGGGCGTAGGCTGTAGGCCAGCGCCACATTGCCTCCCATCAATTGTGATAAGTCGGCCACGCTGTCGAGCCGTTGCAGGGTGGCTAAGGACACGCTGTCTGCACTGGAGAAAGTCCACGACCCAGCCATTGGCGGTTGTGCTCTCCGCCGCAGAGCCGTCGAAGTGAACCATCTTCGTCGACAAGTCCGCCCATGTTGCCTCAGCGCGGTCGAGCATCGCGCCAACGCGTCTACACAAAACTATGGCCAGCTTCTGTCacctttccctttctttgTACCGAACAGAGCTCAGTGACTTTGTCCGTGTCAGGTTGCTATGTCGCGTGCCTCATCAATGACTGAGATAGATCAACCCTGAAGCGCTGAAATGCAGAGGATCGGCTACGAACAACTAAGCTAAAGATGGTGTTCTTTGCTTCACGAGTTGACAGCCCCAATCCTGAGTCAGGTGCCAATCGGGCAGCAGCCATTGTGAGGCTTAACGGCAGTCAcattgattgattgattgatgtATTTTCCGTCCAGCGGCCACAGGCCGCTCGGGTCCCCTAATAAGAGGCACAGGAGGTGCTGAGCTGCTAGTGTATCTACTGAATCTACGTGATTGGCTGCATGAGCGAAAAGTGGGTTTAATATTAGTCATCCTCCAAGATTAGATTAGACCTCCCCTCAACGTCCCTCCGTAAAATAAGACAGTCTTTACTTGGACGCACCtaaatctctattcggacgcacccccccacatttAGCCAGTAGTCTCCGATAATGCCCCGGTGAAATTTGCTGCAAAGCAGTGTCTCTAGTATTTCCACCGTATTAACACCTACTCACAGTGCCTGatgtaacggtccaagcgagtatattgacaactggctaggtgactatgaacaagtatccaaagctaaagaagaaaaggaaaggagaagaagggaagagctctgcgagctcttgTAGccttgtgagcttgcttctgctaatctcgcttgttgctgggggttaccagcgACAAGGCTAGggacgaaggcgagagtgcaagccgagccaccatcgggctcagcccgttacaccAGATTTTTGTATGGTGCGGGGGACTTGGTGAAAATTCGGAGGGCTCGCACTATGACATGACCCGCACTTActgtcacgggctacgcccgGTATCTGAGACCTGgctctgccaggtctgtaATTAGGTTATTTCGCTTAGTCTTAACAACTACTTAACCACGAGCTCAAGGCGAGCCTTGAGCTCtaatcttttcctttctccttagttttagatagacaatatggaggcacccttttgttgaatagACACGGGCCACGCCCGTTACACTTACACATAGAACAGGGTTCCCAAAAATAGAAGCAATGGCCGGAAAAAAGGACATGCATGTGGGTGAAATAGAGTACAGAGTAAAATCAGATAGTTTTACGAAGGGCATTCCATACAAAAGTCGTGGAATACTGTCGTTTGGACAGAGTAGAATTGTTAAGGCGAAGGGCAAAATGCGGGATGCCAGATCCTGTAAGCGTAACGGTAACCTCGTCGCTGGCTGGGATGACGGAATACAATTGGGTTGAACCGCGTGACAAATCCCTGCACAAGTTCTTATTGGCTCTAAGTCTGTGACAAATCCCTGTTCAAATGTATGGACGGAGCACCAGAGCTTCCGGAAGCACCATTTATATATGTGTGAAGGTTCTCTAGCATCTATAACCCCTACGAAATGGTCGCCTCGCCTGCCTCTGGGCTCAACCTCAGCCGCATAGAGAAGTAATTTTACGTCGTCACACCATCACACCACACAAACACCGTGTTTTGGGCTGTGGCGTACTGGTAACTGATAGAACTGATGGATATATAGGAACCACCGCGGTTGGAGGCGGCATGGGATAAGGAAAACGTAAACAAGTAAATAAACAAAGGCTGAAACCAAGCATTGCAGAGGAGCATAGAGGGAGGGGGGAGGAAGACAAGAAGCCATAAGGCGTGCAGGTACTATAAATAAAAATATAAGGTAAAGCAAAAagtcatcgtcgtcgtccgCCTGGGGCCATGTAATGGGTGAGGCAGCAGCAAACGCCCAATTCATCAGTTAGGTTAGATATGTTTTACTTCCGGGGGCGGGTTTCTACTATGCCATCGACGAGGAAGGTAATCAGTGACGAGGAGCGCCGTGGTCGCGCACTAGAACGGAAGCAGGCACAGCGAGAACGGGCTCGACAGCAAACCATCCAAAGCGCATTATCGCATCCGGACCAGGTGCAAGTCGTGGATGCCCCAAGCAGTAGCGCGCCAGGATCAACAATCACGACGGCCATTCCGATTCCTACCCCAAATTTAGGCCACGGTGAGACAGGAGACAGTAACAACAATCATCGTCACCCCAATAATACCAGAGACAACGATGAGGTCGCCAGGCTAGCGAGAGGAGAGGCATCAGCCGCTACCCTAGAACAGGCAGGATCAGATGTTACGAACCAACTACGACTCCAAGAGACGGGGAGCTACAGCTGCAAGGCAGCCCAGTGGGGGCGGACAACCAGGCGCTTAAGGGACCATCAGCAGAGGCACCACGTGACTAGGCACGTGACGGATGGGAGCGCTGGGATCACCTTGGTGATCCAAGCGAGTTGGAACGCCAGGAGCGTCGGACGCTCCAGGGCGCTCCAAGGGATCAATGAAGAGATGGGACAAATATATATAGGACAGTCATTATCGAGATATCTAGTTAGTCCAGATCTTCAGTGATCAATCTAAGCATTCAATTAACACTTGAATTGGGATAACTCCTGACGATCTCAGCTTTGCTGTTCAATAGCCTGTGAAGGTCTTATTCACTTAcaacctaagttacctaccctaagcaacAGACCAACTGTGGATTGCCttacttgaccttgtcaataAGCCGATCGTTACATCAGACACGAGCCCGAGGTATCGCCTACGGTCACGTTCGAGCAAAAGCCCAACCCCGGCAAACTTAGGCGCACTTCCTGCTTCTCACGCTAATAGATCCGAGATAGAATTAGAGCGAGTAGTGGAGGGGCCAGGAGAagtagaagaagaagcgcgAACAGTAGGCTTCACGCTGGCAATACGAGCAAGACCTAACCCCCCACCGACCGCCGTGATCGCAGATTCCGCAGCTGCGGAATCGCAACGAGCAAGCCAAAGTACGAGAGAGGCGGCAAGCGGCTTAGCAGCTAGCCGTATGCGAAGGTACCGGGAGCGACAGCGAAATATTCGGGCGGAAGAATATTTGGCAGAGGCGGAACAGTCGGATGGCATTCGCGTGCTGTCTTTGACGGATGCAGTCGAGGATGTTAAGATCGGGCCCGTGGAGCCATCGGAAGAGGCGGTTTCACGAGATGTGGGTGACGAGACTCTTACGCTCACGCGGTCCGTCATATAtgtttcttcctcttctaGTTCTAGTTGCCCTCCGACGCCGTCGTCGGCAAACCGCGCAGCAAACCTACGACCAGCAGCACCTGCCGAAGGCAATGAGGATACAGATACTGGCGATGGTGCGAGTGTCAGCAGCTTTCTCATTGGCAATAGCAGCGACAGTGAAGACGGTCACGAGCGGCGGAGGCCAAGCGACACTAGCGAGACTCTTCGGCCCCAACCTTCTACTCCGGGTTACGGGTCGAGCGACGGCGCGCGGCCTGGTAATGTGGACCCTTCGGCTTTGCAAGACGATTCTGTTGAAGACAACGGGGCCGGGCCGGCGGCCGCGCATCACAGCACGATAGATACTCGAACGGCAATGAACCGGCTGTTCTCACGGACGGATTATAATAAGACAAAACAACTTAACTCGGGAACATTGATGTAACGCAGATCGATAGAATAGTAGCTTGAAAGAGGTATGACGGGTTGTGGGTTTGTGTACACTGTTCGTTGCGTGCCATCGCTGGCTAACCACACGTGTTCTTTCCCAGGGTCTCCCACGAGGAGAAAAGCCAGCCTGGATTTTAAGCTTTGGCTCGATCGTGGCTCATCATTACCAAGAAAGCTCCTGGAAATAGGCACCCGTATATCTATGAAGTTCTGCGATAAAAGTAGATGCCCGGGGAGGGAGGAGAAGGGGGACAACGTCGGCGCCACGACGCCGAAATGGTAGCCAACGGGCGACAAATGGCCGCTACTCTCGGCCAGATGTTGTCGGTGAAGCCGGAGTCCTTCCGCTTTGGCCGACGGAGCAAAATGGATGCCAATACGAGCGCATTGCCGGTACATACAAGAACGACACTAGTCGCACTGGCAACGAGCCGTCTTGATAACTAACACCCCTCACCTTTTCTCCCAACTTCAGCCTTTAATCTCAGTGTCTCAACCTGGCGCACCTTCAGCCCCTGAATGCAATGATGCTAATGTGTTAGAAGAATGTCCCAGGCTAGTTTGAGAAATCGCAGCCACATATAACATCAACGACGAGAGCAGTAACTAGATCCTGCTGACAGATGGCTTTTGgtaagagaaagagaagaatCATAGCTTGAAAACCGCACAtactgactgactgactgagtTTATTACGCCCGGTGGAAGCTCTTCCAATAAGGCACTATCAATCTGTGTTACATAAACGTTACCCAAGTTATGCCTTTGCCTCATGTTAGACCTTCCATCAGCACAATCTTATCTCGACTTATCCACACACAACCATGTCAGAGGCTTCCCGTTGTAGGGATTCAGACATTTGTTGCAAAGAACCTTCACTTTGCCATCTGGTTTAGACTTGGTCTTATGAATATGTCGATCAAGTTTTGGGCTTTTCAAATACGACACTGTAGTCCATCTTGTACCATCTGGTTCGCATTGTACCAGTCTTTCCTCAACATTAGACACATCAGAGACATCTGAGCGTGTTGACTCATGGATGTTTAAAGCTTTGTGGGACTCTTTCAATTTGCATTCACTTGATTTTTCATCGAAATCGTGAGCTTTCTTAGTTCTCTCTTGTCGCACCAGATATCCCCCGTACAGTCCATCGAACTTAGCACTGCAAACCCCTCCCCATACCCGAGGCTTTTGCCAATGAGCACAGGGTTAACGTCTGTTCCCTGGGCCAAAACAGCTTCAAACCACTCATCAGAGCCGAAAAAGCCCGTCCATATCTTATTATGAAGTTGCTGTTCAGGCGTCAAGAATATACGTCTGTCCTCAGTCGCTTTCTTCAAGGAGTTTGGTGGAACACTTTGCGCGATCTGGCGTTGGATGTTGGCGTGTAGAGCACATACTGAATGCAAGGATCCTTCATGTAATAGTTGCGCGGCTTTTCTGCAGCCCACGTTGATCAGCCCATCGATATCAAGCCAGTAAGCCGCATCGTCGAATTTGAACCCGAGACAAGGTAACACTGACCCTAAGGGGGcatggaaaagaaaaagggaaTTGCTAGACGGGCATGACTTTTATCACTTCTGATTGGCCGCAATTTTTTTCTATTAACATACCTCGAATTCTGCCGTCTCC
The genomic region above belongs to Pochonia chlamydosporia 170 chromosome 2, whole genome shotgun sequence and contains:
- a CDS encoding ankyrin repeat-containing protein (similar to Talaromyces marneffei ATCC 18224 XP_002147192.1), yielding MAAPSRDAYQIGWICALPIEAAAAKQMLDEHFGTLDEQDSADTNSYTLGRVGRHYVVIACLPLGQYGTTSATAVATNMARTFSRSLRIGLMVGIGGGIPSADHDVRLGDIVVSRPDGTCGGVLQYDMGKVVEGGELRRTGSLNSPPRSLLTAVANMKKDAISDDPSYPEYIREAIQRNARTKQNFGRPDASTDRLFQTGRDHPMTEATCEACPSEWEETRTAREETDPQIHYGIIASGNAVMKHGATRQRLRRETGALCFEMEAAGLMQDFPCIVIRGICDYADSHKNKQWQGYAALAAASYAKELIGYVPVGRVSEEKLVTKICRVVDGLKEVHKSIEKTRLQQQSHHRENMLNLLSRDQQECHQAFKTSTYEQYKNINPNRADGTCRWILENSDYLAWQGSGHDDLLWISADPGCGKSVLAKSLVDIDLKTSSTLVSVCYFFFKDNDEQNNLATALCAVLHQLFGMQPSLLQHALPSWQKNGTKIQQEVDELWRILLAAVSDSASSNILCVFDALDECRPTDRAQLIGRLEKFYTQSHSSTRQNWLKFLVTSRPYAEIQDGFWPLTKSFPHIHIRGEDGNDQIREEISLVVRMRVAELSECLYLPPETQQRLEQQLLQMEHRTYLWLYLAMDDIRTMFQNSLQPEEESIDLIPGSVSDAYAKILNRVPPDKVSDVKIILQIIVGARRPLTIEEMAMALGIAKSFGSRTAAKAGLNPAGLDKKIRHLCGLFVFIKTSRVYLIHQTAREFLMSKNSRYNDREWSFKQGDTEQLMSEICINYLLLDDIGGNPRHKNGKVQSLLNYSAEYWPDHVRMMPSQAELKVENQLARLYDVTYGRL